From Gimesia panareensis, the proteins below share one genomic window:
- a CDS encoding AraC family transcriptional regulator, with translation MRDRDTPQVAIFIETSKTFGREILQGISTYSRTHGPWSVYIDEWGPETSLPDWLNGWEGDGIIARVRSRQMSERLAALNVPVVDTLQQIPALELSGVYSDDVALARIAFEHLQNRHLRHFAFVGVERANWSLRRQQAFARQAQQQGAECEIYSPLSRRRFAESWNGGQEDLADWLESLPKPVGLMAAHDLRALCVLDACRRRKIAVPEQVAVVGVDNDDVFCEVVDPPLTSISHQAKEIGYQAAALLDRLMRGQQTDDSTILVPPRLLIPRRSTDTVAVDDPAIAAALEFIRRNACGKISVSLIAREVNLARRSLERRFIRLVGKTPHQIISEERLRRARQLLIDTDFTLEQIATMSGFSSAAYLSVIIKQNENCTPTEFRQRTFR, from the coding sequence ATGCGAGACCGCGACACCCCTCAGGTGGCGATTTTCATTGAAACATCAAAAACGTTCGGTAGAGAAATCCTGCAGGGCATCTCGACTTATTCGCGAACGCATGGGCCCTGGTCGGTTTACATTGACGAATGGGGACCGGAGACATCCCTGCCCGACTGGCTGAATGGCTGGGAAGGAGACGGCATCATTGCCCGTGTCCGTTCCCGCCAGATGTCAGAGCGCCTGGCGGCTCTCAATGTCCCCGTGGTAGATACACTTCAGCAGATCCCGGCCCTGGAACTTTCCGGCGTCTATTCCGACGATGTCGCCCTGGCCCGCATTGCGTTTGAACATTTACAGAATCGACACCTCAGGCATTTTGCCTTTGTGGGAGTCGAACGGGCCAACTGGTCGCTCCGCCGTCAACAGGCATTCGCCAGACAGGCACAGCAACAGGGCGCGGAATGTGAAATCTATTCTCCCCTCTCCCGCAGGAGATTCGCAGAAAGCTGGAATGGAGGCCAGGAAGATCTGGCCGACTGGCTGGAGTCACTCCCCAAGCCGGTCGGACTGATGGCGGCACACGACCTGCGTGCGCTCTGCGTACTGGATGCGTGTCGTCGACGCAAAATCGCTGTGCCGGAACAGGTGGCTGTCGTAGGCGTCGACAATGATGATGTCTTCTGCGAAGTGGTCGACCCGCCACTAACCAGCATTTCACATCAGGCAAAAGAAATCGGTTACCAGGCTGCCGCTCTGCTGGATCGTCTGATGCGTGGTCAGCAGACAGACGATTCGACAATCCTCGTCCCTCCCCGCCTGCTGATTCCCCGTCGTTCCACAGACACCGTTGCCGTTGATGATCCGGCGATTGCTGCTGCCCTGGAATTCATCAGGCGGAATGCCTGTGGTAAAATCAGCGTCTCCCTGATTGCTCGCGAAGTAAACCTGGCCCGCCGTTCCCTGGAACGTCGCTTTATCAGGCTGGTCGGGAAGACACCGCACCAGATCATCTCGGAAGAACGTCTGCGCCGCGCCAGACAACTTCTGATCGACACCGACTTCACCCTCGAACAGA
- a CDS encoding neutral/alkaline non-lysosomal ceramidase N-terminal domain-containing protein, with translation MHAFRLLMTAVVFSISFAVCHAEKPQTYSVGIAKVDITPDDPVPLSGYAARGSKLIGQVEQHLWARAIAVQDRQGKPRVLMTVDNCGVPASVTKQVVANLKAKYEMTPSGLVVCSTHTHSAPMLTDVLPNLFTKDLTAEEQAIIARYTQELTEKMTQVAEQAIQDMQPSHLAWGIGTATFAKNRRQITGPTDHDVPILLVKSPEGKRRAILVSYACHCTTLGPVPFMSGDWAGCAVEGIEADFPGCMALVAIGCGADQNPKVRGDDQGAARVNGQGIADGVKQRLKTGLTPLTGSLMTHSDEVTLPLATLPTKEEWKTLAEKPGITGYHAQKNLKRLEQGKPLTEKIDYPVKSWIFGDDLAMVFLGGEVVVDYSLAIKGKYGEKVWVSSYANDVPCYIPSERVLKEGGYEGRNAMVWYDKPGPFAPGLEQKILKTVEAQIPASYQPTEDVSKTGGKRPLTPEESISRMNFADDLQVDVIAAEPLVVDPVAVAFGPDGKLWVVEMRDYPQGMDGNLQPGGVVKFLEDLDQDGTYDKATVFLKDLPFPTGLMVWKQGVLVCTAPDVIYAEDTDGDGKADINRKVLTGFATHNYQARVNSLTPGLDNWVYASGGLFGGIIKSFNGQTVNVTNRDFRFHPETGELEPVSGRTQQGRVRDDWGDWFGCRNGSLCVHYPVDESYYRKNPYVVSPPAEVAVPRGDDASQLYPVGELVQFHLSGQRGRPTSACGLGLYRDVALGKPFYENAFVCEPVNQLVHRRVLKPEGVTFAGYRAKEEQDREFLTSTDNWFRPVQARTAPDGSLLIVDMYRYLIEHPKFLSPESVQKLNVRAGETRGRIYRVTRKGQKRQPIPNLKQSGTPELAALMKSTNGTLRDMVQQELRLREDQSAVPVLKQIAAEAEFPASRLQALCTLDALQALYADLLLPRISDAHPGVRREAIRLAEPFLNESPELAQAVLTRAQQEKDEAVILQLAYSLGDLKGEKATDALLKLMQQHADSIYIRSAVLTSFEPDRLPSAIAALLPQVAVNPRVLPVLNALTGMAIATKQPAVLKEIAVQLTKYAAGSQQVQSWEWNLLAQLLHTSQVGQLEKSDGFQKQLAGLSERARKLVADEDQPADERVAALEFVLSLKQNQADLDFVSDLLSPQSPLKLQIAALRNLIATQNPEALALVFENWKQFTPALQEEVLNQLLLRESTTVALLKQVEQKQVQPSQIDLTNQQRLLEHKNAKIKQHAQKLFSAASSASRAQVLKQYQSIDLKQGNLERGRQVFEKQCANCHRLDGKGHIVGPDLAALTDQSKSFLLTSILDPNKAVDGRYASYLAVTEDGKLNTGILVSEQSNSITLKAQQGKVQTILRAQIEELINSGKSLMPEGLEREIPPAAMADLLVYLQEHSAPVKYKYAGVVTPDANYPDDRQKPKLVDRMNGSPRFNDGQWVGFRFAGEHPQPRIELDLGKKLPLQSLRIVYGVNHEPGSIHAPRAVRLSFSNNGKEFGNPMQFSEFDNHPDGLGLYEIDRRMIEIKFPEQRARFVRVDFQSAGRWLFLSEVSLASTATSDQHQAVPASPGAEQNAPAGVDPVAKIKSLVADVKVGTPDEYRNIPEIWRQAIAAGKRNQDTELQRLLAATLPGFGESLERWQAVVIGGGIINGITIAGDWPRTRIENILKATPPLEVRWKQSLYAAVKMADDPKIKSGTRYDALRMVAMLDYEKCQEQLKRYLMDAKQAELQMGAVSGLGDIESPQATQDLIAALPKLTQRNRKLAVEALIRTDARALALLQALEKKQLTAELVDEAVQQQLKMSGNPDVKRLAAAVFK, from the coding sequence ATGCACGCCTTTCGTTTATTAATGACTGCAGTGGTCTTCAGTATTTCTTTTGCCGTTTGTCACGCTGAAAAACCGCAAACCTATTCGGTGGGAATTGCGAAAGTCGATATCACTCCCGATGATCCGGTTCCCCTGAGCGGTTATGCGGCACGCGGATCCAAGCTGATCGGTCAGGTCGAACAGCATCTCTGGGCCCGGGCGATTGCCGTTCAGGATCGGCAGGGAAAACCTCGCGTGCTGATGACTGTCGATAACTGCGGCGTCCCGGCTTCCGTGACGAAACAGGTTGTCGCGAATCTGAAAGCAAAATACGAAATGACGCCGTCTGGTCTGGTGGTCTGTTCGACTCATACACATTCGGCTCCGATGCTGACCGATGTGCTGCCCAATCTATTTACGAAGGATCTGACGGCTGAAGAACAGGCGATTATTGCCCGCTACACTCAGGAACTGACTGAGAAAATGACCCAGGTGGCAGAACAGGCCATTCAGGATATGCAGCCGTCACATCTGGCATGGGGGATCGGAACCGCTACTTTTGCGAAGAACCGCAGGCAGATTACCGGGCCCACCGACCATGATGTTCCGATCCTGTTGGTGAAAAGTCCAGAAGGAAAACGTCGGGCGATCCTGGTGAGCTATGCCTGTCATTGTACGACCCTGGGGCCCGTCCCATTTATGTCGGGGGACTGGGCCGGGTGTGCGGTCGAAGGGATCGAAGCCGATTTTCCGGGCTGCATGGCACTGGTCGCCATTGGTTGTGGCGCGGATCAGAATCCCAAAGTACGCGGAGACGATCAGGGAGCGGCCCGGGTGAATGGACAGGGGATTGCTGATGGAGTCAAACAACGTCTGAAGACGGGCCTGACACCCCTTACCGGCAGTCTGATGACACACAGCGATGAAGTGACGCTGCCGTTAGCGACCTTACCCACAAAAGAAGAGTGGAAGACGCTTGCGGAGAAACCGGGGATCACGGGCTATCATGCACAGAAGAATCTGAAACGCCTGGAGCAGGGGAAGCCGCTGACCGAAAAGATTGATTATCCCGTGAAATCCTGGATCTTTGGCGATGACCTGGCGATGGTGTTTCTTGGTGGGGAAGTCGTCGTCGATTATTCTCTGGCGATCAAGGGGAAGTATGGTGAGAAGGTCTGGGTTTCGTCGTATGCGAATGATGTGCCCTGTTACATTCCTTCCGAGCGTGTGCTCAAAGAAGGGGGCTATGAAGGGCGGAATGCCATGGTCTGGTATGACAAGCCCGGGCCTTTTGCACCGGGGTTGGAGCAGAAGATTCTCAAAACCGTGGAGGCACAGATCCCGGCGTCCTATCAACCAACGGAAGATGTCAGCAAGACGGGGGGAAAGCGACCGCTGACTCCGGAAGAGTCGATTTCCCGGATGAATTTTGCTGACGATCTGCAAGTCGACGTGATCGCAGCCGAGCCGCTGGTGGTGGATCCGGTGGCGGTTGCGTTCGGACCGGATGGTAAGCTGTGGGTCGTGGAAATGCGGGACTATCCACAGGGTATGGATGGCAATCTACAGCCGGGAGGAGTCGTCAAATTTCTGGAAGACCTGGACCAGGACGGGACCTATGACAAAGCGACTGTGTTTCTGAAAGATCTGCCGTTTCCCACCGGGCTGATGGTCTGGAAACAGGGCGTTCTGGTCTGTACCGCCCCCGATGTGATTTATGCGGAAGACACAGATGGCGACGGTAAAGCCGACATTAACCGTAAAGTGTTGACTGGTTTTGCCACTCATAATTATCAGGCCCGGGTCAACAGCCTGACACCCGGTCTGGATAACTGGGTGTATGCATCGGGAGGGCTGTTTGGCGGGATCATCAAGTCGTTTAACGGTCAGACCGTCAATGTGACGAACCGCGATTTCCGTTTTCATCCCGAGACGGGAGAACTGGAGCCGGTCAGTGGGCGGACCCAGCAGGGGCGCGTACGCGATGACTGGGGCGACTGGTTTGGCTGTCGCAACGGGAGCCTGTGTGTGCATTATCCGGTGGATGAATCGTACTACCGCAAGAACCCGTACGTGGTCTCACCTCCGGCTGAAGTGGCCGTTCCCCGTGGTGATGATGCCAGCCAGTTGTACCCCGTGGGGGAACTGGTGCAGTTCCATTTGAGTGGTCAGCGTGGCCGACCGACGTCTGCCTGTGGCCTGGGGCTCTATCGGGATGTCGCTCTGGGCAAGCCTTTTTATGAAAACGCCTTTGTCTGTGAACCGGTCAATCAACTGGTACACCGCAGGGTGCTCAAGCCTGAGGGGGTGACTTTTGCCGGCTACCGAGCGAAAGAGGAACAGGATCGTGAATTTCTGACTTCGACCGATAACTGGTTTCGTCCCGTTCAGGCGCGGACAGCCCCCGATGGTTCGCTGCTGATCGTGGATATGTACCGTTACCTGATTGAGCATCCCAAATTTCTGTCTCCGGAGTCGGTCCAGAAACTGAATGTCCGCGCAGGAGAAACTCGCGGGCGTATCTATCGCGTGACACGCAAAGGGCAAAAGCGCCAGCCGATTCCGAATCTGAAACAGTCTGGTACTCCGGAACTGGCCGCTCTGATGAAAAGCACAAACGGAACTCTACGCGACATGGTGCAACAGGAGCTGCGCCTGCGCGAAGATCAGAGTGCCGTCCCTGTTTTGAAACAGATCGCAGCCGAGGCCGAATTTCCTGCCTCACGTCTGCAGGCCCTGTGTACGCTGGATGCACTGCAGGCACTCTATGCCGATCTGTTGCTGCCGCGTATCAGTGATGCGCATCCGGGAGTCCGCCGGGAAGCAATTCGTCTGGCTGAGCCGTTTCTGAATGAATCGCCTGAATTGGCACAGGCGGTGCTGACACGGGCGCAACAGGAAAAAGACGAAGCCGTCATTTTGCAACTGGCATACTCCTTGGGGGATTTGAAAGGTGAGAAAGCCACGGATGCGCTATTGAAATTAATGCAGCAGCATGCAGACAGCATTTATATTCGTTCTGCAGTGCTGACGAGCTTTGAGCCAGACCGATTGCCGTCCGCGATTGCCGCGTTGCTGCCTCAGGTCGCAGTGAATCCCAGGGTGTTACCCGTCTTAAATGCACTGACAGGAATGGCGATCGCCACGAAGCAGCCTGCGGTTTTGAAAGAGATCGCTGTCCAGCTGACAAAGTATGCTGCCGGGAGTCAGCAGGTACAGTCCTGGGAATGGAACCTGCTGGCGCAGCTCCTGCATACATCTCAGGTAGGGCAACTGGAGAAGTCAGATGGATTTCAAAAGCAGCTCGCCGGTTTGAGTGAGCGGGCGCGGAAGCTGGTAGCTGACGAAGATCAGCCAGCGGATGAGCGGGTGGCGGCACTGGAATTCGTGCTCAGTCTCAAACAGAATCAGGCTGACCTGGATTTTGTTTCAGATTTGCTCTCCCCCCAGAGTCCGTTGAAGCTGCAGATTGCGGCGCTGCGGAATCTGATCGCTACCCAGAACCCGGAGGCCCTGGCGCTGGTGTTCGAAAACTGGAAGCAGTTCACTCCCGCATTGCAGGAAGAAGTCCTGAATCAGCTGCTGCTGCGGGAATCGACGACGGTAGCGCTCCTCAAACAGGTGGAGCAGAAGCAGGTTCAACCCTCCCAGATCGATCTCACGAATCAGCAGCGACTGCTCGAACATAAGAATGCCAAAATTAAACAACACGCTCAGAAACTGTTTTCTGCCGCCAGCAGTGCCAGCCGGGCACAGGTGTTGAAACAGTATCAGTCAATTGACTTGAAGCAGGGCAACCTGGAACGGGGGCGGCAGGTCTTCGAAAAACAGTGTGCCAACTGTCATCGTCTGGATGGCAAAGGACATATTGTCGGTCCGGATCTGGCAGCTCTGACGGATCAGTCGAAGTCATTTCTGCTGACATCAATCCTGGATCCGAACAAAGCCGTCGACGGCCGCTACGCTTCCTACCTGGCGGTGACCGAGGATGGGAAGCTCAATACGGGGATTCTGGTTTCAGAGCAGAGCAACAGTATTACGCTCAAGGCACAGCAGGGAAAAGTGCAGACCATCCTCAGAGCTCAAATTGAAGAGCTGATTAATTCCGGTAAATCGCTGATGCCCGAAGGACTGGAGCGGGAAATTCCACCTGCAGCGATGGCGGATCTGCTGGTGTATCTGCAGGAACACAGTGCTCCCGTGAAATACAAATACGCGGGAGTGGTCACGCCCGATGCGAACTATCCGGACGATCGGCAGAAACCGAAACTGGTAGACCGCATGAACGGGTCTCCTCGATTCAACGACGGTCAGTGGGTCGGTTTCCGCTTTGCCGGCGAGCATCCTCAGCCACGGATCGAATTGGATCTGGGGAAAAAGCTGCCGTTACAGTCATTGCGGATCGTGTACGGCGTGAATCACGAACCGGGTTCGATTCATGCTCCCCGGGCAGTGCGGCTTTCGTTCAGTAATAACGGGAAAGAGTTTGGAAATCCCATGCAGTTCTCGGAGTTCGATAATCACCCGGATGGGCTGGGCCTATATGAAATTGATCGTCGCATGATCGAAATCAAATTCCCCGAGCAGCGGGCACGGTTCGTGCGTGTCGATTTTCAGAGTGCAGGCCGCTGGCTGTTTCTCTCGGAAGTCTCGCTGGCCAGTACTGCCACCAGCGATCAGCATCAGGCGGTTCCCGCCAGTCCGGGTGCAGAGCAGAACGCGCCGGCAGGCGTCGATCCGGTGGCCAAAATCAAATCACTGGTCGCAGATGTGAAAGTGGGGACGCCTGACGAATATCGCAATATTCCGGAGATCTGGAGACAGGCGATTGCTGCCGGGAAACGGAACCAGGATACAGAACTTCAAAGGTTGCTGGCTGCGACATTGCCGGGCTTTGGAGAGTCATTAGAACGCTGGCAGGCGGTGGTCATTGGCGGTGGCATCATCAATGGAATCACGATCGCGGGCGACTGGCCCCGCACCAGAATTGAAAACATCCTGAAAGCCACTCCTCCCCTGGAGGTTCGCTGGAAACAGTCGCTGTATGCTGCGGTTAAAATGGCCGATGACCCCAAGATCAAATCGGGAACCCGCTACGATGCACTGCGGATGGTGGCGATGCTCGACTACGAGAAGTGCCAGGAGCAGTTGAAACGCTATCTGATGGATGCGAAGCAGGCCGAACTACAGATGGGGGCTGTCAGTGGACTGGGCGACATTGAGTCTCCGCAAGCCACACAGGATCTCATCGCTGCATTGCCAAAGTTGACACAACGCAATCGAAAGCTGGCTGTCGAAGCATTGATCCGCACCGATGCCCGGGCACTGGCACTGCTGCAGGCACTGGAGAAAAAACAGCTGACTGCGGAACTGGTTGATGAGGCCGTTCAGCAGCAGCTGAAGATGTCAGGCAATCCTGATGTCAAACGACTGGCGGCAGCTGTCTTTAAGTAA
- a CDS encoding type 1 glutamine amidotransferase domain-containing protein: MTDSLPLAGQKFLLFVGADYEDLELWYPKLRLEEAGAETIMAGLEANQTYLGKHGYPAVSEATIDSIQSSDYQGVICAGGWMPDKLRRYDKVLSLLQEFHASEKLIAAICHGGWMPISAGIYQGVKVTGSPGIKDDLVNAGAIWEDAPVVVDRHFVCSRRPGDLPDFCRGILEVLL, from the coding sequence ATGACTGATTCACTCCCCCTCGCTGGCCAGAAATTTCTGCTGTTCGTGGGAGCGGACTACGAAGATCTTGAACTCTGGTACCCCAAGCTCCGCCTCGAAGAAGCAGGCGCGGAAACCATCATGGCGGGCCTGGAAGCAAATCAGACCTACCTGGGCAAACATGGATACCCGGCTGTTTCTGAAGCCACCATCGACAGCATTCAGTCCAGCGATTACCAGGGCGTAATCTGTGCCGGCGGGTGGATGCCTGACAAACTCCGCCGCTATGACAAAGTCCTTTCGCTACTCCAGGAATTCCATGCCAGCGAAAAACTTATCGCCGCCATCTGTCACGGCGGCTGGATGCCCATCTCGGCCGGCATCTATCAGGGAGTCAAAGTCACCGGCTCACCCGGGATCAAGGACGATCTGGTCAACGCCGGGGCCATCTGGGAAGACGCACCGGTTGTCGTCGACCGGCATTTTGTCTGCAGTCGCCGACCGGGCGACCTGCCCGATTTTTGCAGAGGCATCCTGGAAGTCTTACTGTAA
- a CDS encoding cupin domain-containing protein — MPQFIEQPVIVKAAGNKPKQIEEFAGRVNTGDESISIARMVSPGGWVEPAQTPDFREMSVVLKGTLQVETREGICEVKAGQAIVLEPGEWVRYSTPDPEGAEYIAVCTPAFSPETVHRDEES; from the coding sequence ATGCCTCAATTTATTGAACAACCCGTGATTGTGAAAGCAGCCGGCAATAAACCCAAGCAGATTGAAGAGTTCGCAGGGCGGGTGAATACCGGAGACGAATCGATCAGCATCGCCCGCATGGTTTCTCCGGGGGGCTGGGTGGAACCGGCGCAGACACCTGACTTTCGCGAAATGTCGGTGGTTCTGAAAGGGACGCTGCAGGTCGAAACGCGCGAAGGAATCTGCGAAGTCAAAGCGGGTCAGGCGATTGTGCTGGAGCCGGGGGAGTGGGTTCGATATAGTACACCTGATCCGGAGGGGGCCGAGTATATCGCGGTCTGCACGCCCGCGTTCTCGCCGGAAACCGTTCATCGCGACGAGGAATCCTGA
- a CDS encoding VOC family protein, which produces MSSRPTAIQELVPLLFVDDVTHSVAFYQDLLGFELTLKWEPEGKLSWCRLERGSAALMLQQACPDEDGTVEERCKGVGFFFLCDDAQAMYDELLGKGLDLEPPQVAFYGMNQLFLKDPDGYELCFQNQVAAPATS; this is translated from the coding sequence ATGTCGTCACGTCCCACTGCTATTCAGGAACTGGTTCCACTGCTGTTTGTGGATGATGTCACTCACTCGGTTGCCTTTTATCAGGACCTGCTGGGATTTGAGCTGACACTCAAGTGGGAACCGGAAGGGAAACTCTCCTGGTGTCGACTCGAGAGGGGCAGTGCAGCACTGATGCTGCAACAGGCCTGCCCTGATGAAGACGGAACGGTAGAGGAACGCTGCAAGGGGGTGGGCTTCTTTTTTCTGTGTGATGACGCGCAGGCGATGTATGACGAGCTGCTTGGGAAGGGGCTGGACCTGGAACCGCCGCAAGTCGCCTTCTATGGAATGAACCAGCTGTTTCTCAAAGACCCCGATGGTTACGAGCTCTGTTTTCAGAACCAGGTGGCCGCTCCCGCAACGTCCTAG
- a CDS encoding sugar phosphorylase has protein sequence MTEPVEHTAISEYRFMVENHLKVIYPDLDHAAFAQDLIDIMCPDGQCQTPETHQNHWDQKNVVMITYGDSLLREGEHPLETLLHFSEEYLSNTINGIHILPFFPYSSDDGFSVIDYHEVNHQLGDWDDVNAIADKFQLMSDLVINHCSSQSEWFEQFKRGEFPGTDFFFCASPDDDLSEVVRPRTNELLQRIDTPQEPRYVWCTFSHDQIDLNFAEPLLLKEVVKIVRLYLDHGVQIFRLDAVAFIWKVPGTSCLSLPETHEIVRLLRTLIQFVAPQAMILTETNIPNRENLAYFGNSNEAHAIYNFSLPPLLVNALLCGSCQHLKTWMMSMPPALHGTTYLNFIASHDGIGLRPAEGLMDEDEISQMVAMMEQFGGRISMRSLAGGGMRPYEINISLFDAMQGTLEGEDEWQIPRFLCAHAIMIALEGIPAIYIHSFLGTHNDQEAVERTGHNRSINRHRWDYEQLQAVLADDEFSHAHVFKGLCHLLQVRRRQPAFHPNATQFTLHLGDAVFAFWRQSMDRQQSIFALNNVSNEQQIVPLSEINLIGTDSWIDLISGEIYSDLRADLVLEPYQVVWLTNLFDRE, from the coding sequence ATGACTGAACCTGTCGAGCACACCGCGATCAGTGAATACCGTTTCATGGTCGAAAACCATCTCAAGGTCATTTACCCTGACCTGGATCATGCAGCATTCGCCCAGGATTTAATTGACATCATGTGCCCGGACGGGCAATGCCAGACACCGGAAACGCATCAGAACCACTGGGACCAGAAGAATGTCGTCATGATCACCTATGGTGACAGCCTGCTCAGGGAAGGCGAGCATCCCCTGGAAACATTGCTGCATTTCTCGGAAGAATATCTCAGCAACACTATTAATGGCATCCATATTCTCCCCTTCTTCCCCTACAGCTCGGATGATGGCTTTTCCGTGATCGACTATCACGAGGTCAATCACCAACTGGGAGACTGGGACGACGTCAATGCCATCGCCGACAAATTCCAGCTGATGTCCGACCTGGTCATCAACCATTGCTCCAGTCAGAGCGAATGGTTTGAGCAGTTCAAACGGGGAGAATTCCCCGGAACAGACTTCTTTTTCTGCGCCAGTCCGGACGATGATCTCTCCGAAGTGGTCCGCCCCCGCACGAATGAACTGCTGCAACGAATCGACACACCACAGGAGCCGCGCTACGTCTGGTGCACCTTCAGCCATGACCAGATCGACCTGAATTTTGCAGAGCCTCTGCTGCTGAAAGAAGTCGTCAAAATCGTCAGGCTGTACCTGGACCATGGCGTACAGATTTTCCGTCTGGACGCGGTCGCTTTCATCTGGAAGGTCCCGGGAACCAGCTGCCTGAGCCTGCCGGAAACTCATGAAATCGTCCGACTGCTCAGAACCCTGATCCAGTTTGTCGCTCCGCAGGCGATGATCCTCACTGAAACCAACATTCCCAATCGCGAAAACCTGGCTTACTTCGGCAACTCGAACGAAGCCCATGCGATCTATAATTTCTCACTGCCGCCTCTGCTGGTCAATGCGCTGCTTTGCGGAAGTTGCCAGCATCTGAAAACCTGGATGATGAGCATGCCCCCGGCATTGCACGGCACGACTTATCTCAACTTCATCGCCTCCCATGACGGCATTGGTCTCCGGCCGGCAGAAGGTCTGATGGACGAAGACGAAATCAGCCAGATGGTCGCGATGATGGAACAGTTCGGCGGTCGCATTTCGATGCGGTCTCTCGCCGGGGGTGGCATGCGGCCTTACGAAATTAATATCTCCCTGTTTGATGCTATGCAAGGCACACTTGAGGGGGAAGACGAGTGGCAAATCCCCCGCTTTCTCTGCGCCCATGCCATCATGATCGCCCTGGAAGGCATCCCCGCGATTTATATCCACAGTTTTCTGGGAACGCACAACGATCAGGAAGCTGTGGAACGGACCGGTCATAATCGCTCGATCAACCGGCATCGCTGGGACTATGAGCAACTACAGGCAGTCCTCGCTGACGATGAGTTCTCGCATGCACACGTTTTCAAAGGACTCTGCCATCTGCTCCAGGTCCGCAGACGTCAACCTGCCTTCCACCCCAACGCCACTCAGTTCACGCTGCACCTGGGAGATGCCGTATTTGCCTTCTGGCGTCAAAGCATGGACCGCCAGCAGAGTATCTTTGCGTTGAACAATGTTTCGAACGAGCAGCAGATCGTCCCCCTGTCAGAAATCAATCTGATCGGCACCGATTCCTGGATCGACTTAATCAGCGGAGAAATCTACTCCGACCTCAGAGCAGACCTGGTGCTTGAGCCGTACCAGGTAGTCTGGTTGACCAACCTCTTCGATCGCGAGTAA
- a CDS encoding glycosyltransferase family protein: protein MGDFYQNGIITTLHNLSSRSLAEMEAELLQFSEIRPMSLVLPCLYSELEGPALDKIVTELAQVSYLKEIVIGLDRADESQYKHAIRFFSRLPQKHRILWNDGPRLQEVNSLLQSQGLAPNELGKGCNVWFCLGYVLAQGTASSVALHDCDILTYDRSMLARLIYPVANPSFNYQFCKGYYARVAENKMNGRVTRLLVTPLLRALKKILGSLDYLEYLDSYRYPLAGEFSFRTDVINDIRIPSDWGLEIGVLSEVKRNYSTNRLCQVDIADRYDHKHQKLSVDDAQAGLSKMSIDISKGIFRKLATNGVVFSTETFRSIKATYYRIALDFIETYRNDAIINGLALDVHNEEKAVELFAENVLKAGIHFLDNPMETPFIPSWNRVQSAVPDIFARLCTAVEDDYREYL, encoded by the coding sequence ATGGGAGACTTCTACCAAAACGGAATCATTACGACCCTGCATAATCTCTCGTCCCGGTCACTGGCCGAGATGGAAGCCGAACTGCTGCAGTTCTCAGAAATTCGCCCCATGAGTCTGGTACTGCCCTGCCTCTACAGCGAGCTGGAAGGGCCGGCCCTCGATAAAATCGTCACCGAACTGGCACAGGTCAGTTACCTGAAAGAAATCGTCATCGGCCTCGACCGGGCCGACGAAAGCCAATACAAACACGCGATTCGCTTCTTCAGCCGCCTGCCGCAAAAACATCGCATCCTCTGGAACGACGGTCCCCGCCTGCAGGAAGTCAACAGTCTGTTACAAAGTCAGGGACTGGCCCCCAACGAGCTGGGGAAAGGCTGTAATGTCTGGTTCTGTCTCGGCTATGTGCTGGCCCAGGGAACCGCATCCTCCGTCGCCCTGCACGACTGTGACATTCTGACCTACGATCGCAGTATGCTCGCACGGCTGATTTATCCGGTGGCCAATCCCAGTTTCAACTATCAGTTCTGTAAAGGCTATTACGCCCGCGTGGCAGAAAACAAAATGAATGGTCGTGTCACCCGTTTGCTGGTGACTCCCTTGCTCCGTGCCTTAAAGAAAATCCTCGGCTCCCTGGATTACCTCGAATATCTGGACAGTTACCGCTATCCGCTGGCAGGAGAGTTTTCATTCCGCACCGATGTCATCAACGACATTCGCATTCCCAGCGACTGGGGACTCGAGATCGGTGTGCTCTCGGAAGTCAAACGCAATTACTCGACCAACCGTCTGTGCCAGGTCGACATTGCCGATCGATACGATCACAAACATCAGAAGCTCTCCGTCGACGATGCCCAGGCCGGCCTCTCGAAAATGTCGATCGATATCTCCAAAGGGATCTTTCGCAAACTCGCCACCAATGGCGTGGTCTTTTCGACAGAAACATTCCGCTCTATCAAAGCGACTTATTACCGGATCGCGCTGGACTTCATCGAGACCTATCGTAACGACGCCATCATTAACGGACTGGCGCTGGATGTCCATAACGAGGAAAAAGCCGTTGAACTGTTTGCTGAAAATGTGCTAAAAGCAGGCATTCACTTCCTGGACAATCCCATGGAAACACCGTTTATCCCCAGCTGGAACCGCGTCCAGAGCGCGGTCCCCGATATCTTTGCCCGCCTGTGTACCGCCGTTGAAGATGACTACCGGGAGTATCTCTGA